The Hemiscyllium ocellatum isolate sHemOce1 chromosome 4, sHemOce1.pat.X.cur, whole genome shotgun sequence genomic interval atcaggattacggggagaaggcaggagaatgagttaagaaacatatcagccatcattgaaaggcacagcagacttgatgagctgaatggtcggattctgctcctatatcttatggtctttagATATACTAACTTTGGATACAGTGTagagaagggtttttttttaccttATTCATTGACGTGGCTATTACTGGCTAGGCCTATCCTtaatgtccagagggcagttcagagtgaaccacattaatgtggatctggagtcacaagtaggccaggaacaggtaaggatggactaaaggacattagtgaatctgataggtttttctgacaacagtggtttcatggtcatcattagactcttaattccatacttttattgaattctaaaattaccatctgccatggtgggacttgaacccagattccCCAGAGCATTACGCgtatctctggattaatagttcaaCAAAATACTAAGACATTATCTCCGTAGTGAAGTTCAGAGTGGCTTTCTTATGAGATCAGGTTGAGTAGATTGTATCCACTGGAGTTGAAGTGAGTGAGGAgactttattgaaatatataaggcTTTTAGTGGGCCTGATACTGTAGATGCAGAAAGGCcatttccccttgtggaagagtctaaGATCAATGAGTATAATCAGAGATTAAGGGGTTACCCATTTCAGACAAAGATGAAGAATTTTCTTTTCTCCAGGAGTTCTGAATCTGAAATTCTGCACTGTAAAGGCTtgtagaggctgggtcattaattatatttaaggctgagagagacagatttttagtcaAAAGGCAATCAAGGATTATTATGGtaaaaacaggaaagtggaattcagGATTATCAGATCGAGTCatgaattgaatggcagagcaggctcaatgggctgaatggcctacttctgctccagtGTCGTATGGTCACAATAGGTACTAAAAGAAAGGGCGTGtgtggaggaagagagacagCGTTAGAAAGCAATGTGGCACCAAGAGAGGAacggtgcagaaatgatttacaaggatgttgccaggattggaggatttgagcttagggagaggctgaatagactggtgctgttttccctgaaactttggaggtgaggggtgaccttatataggtttataacatcattaggggcacggatagggccaaatgctggcaaatggaacgagactaggttcggatatctgatcggcatggacgagctggaccaaaatgcctgtttctgtgctgtacatcactgtgaCACAATAAGAGACACATGATATTGAGTCATGCTATAAATTGCCTGCCTGACGGAATAACTCCATGAATTGATGTGTCACAAAATCAAAGCAGTGCTGAGTTGGGTTTTTACCTCTTTATCTCTCCAATTGTGTCTTCAGGTCTAACCCGAGCTATTCTCTCAGTGTCATTCAAAAACTTTAGCCTCAGCATTATGAAGCGGTCCTCCGTACAGTCACTGTCTGAGCTTTGGTCACCAATGTTTAGAGTTTCAAGTCCCTCCCCATCAACAGAAGTCAGACGCTGACGTAACTGCGCAGTATCAAGTGGTGAGGTGAGCAATTCAGACACATCTGTATCCAGCCCGTCAGCTCCTTTTTCAGTGGGAGATGTTTCATGTTTGGCTAAAGTCTCTTCCTCTACTTCATTCCCTTTTGCTTTTTCCTGAGCCTCCACCTCCTCATAATGATTCAATCTCTCTTCCTCTTTGCTCCTTTTCTCCCTCTCCTCTTCCTctgcttcctcctcctcctcgctctgcttcttcctctccacttcctcctcctcctcctcgctcggctcttcctcctcctcctcctcctcttcgctCTGCTTGTACTCCTCAGCAGTGCGTTCAGACTCTGCTGAGTTGGATGTAGTTTCTCCTTGGTGTGTTAAGTGGTTGGGCGGAGAGGTGCAATGGGTCTGCTGCTCCTGTGGGGTAGCTACAGGGGAATCCTCAGCTGGTTGTAGCTCCTGATCAGCTCGTTCCACAGTGCGAGTGGAAGCCCAGGCCAGGACTAACACCAACACCATGAGAAACAAGCTGAAGAGTATGGTCACCTCATCACCGACTCCTTCAATCACTGCCATGATACAGATTACCGCCTGCCAGAAACATTCAACTGGGAAACTGAAAAGCAAAAAGGAAGACCATGAGCTGCAATATATGCAAAGATGATTTCAGGAAACAatctgaatgaaaacaaaatgattaGGAAACCTGGTGAATTAACATGAACATCATTCAGAAAGTATCTTTTTCATGTTCACAGTAAATGACCATGGCTGTCTGGATCAGCATTTACTGACCATTCTGAATTGATGAGGGGATATTtgagagtcatccacattgctatggatctagagtcacacacaggccagaccaagtaaggacagcagtttctttccttaaaaggacatgactaaacctgatgagtttttcctgacaacagagtagtttcatggtcatcatgagtctcaactccagatttttattgaattttaatCCGATCACCAGCCATTGAGAGATTCGAACCCATGTCTGGAGAACATTACAAGGGTCTGTGGGTTAATAGTCTAGGCTAGCACCTCCCTTTCTGGCACTGGTTATTCGTATGGAATTACTGACTGTGACAATAGATGCTCTGTCAAAGACAGCCAGCTCACATTTGAAAAGGGGAATTCAGATTAGGGtatattgaatttttttgaggtaACTTGAAACTTATAATCTTAAAAATTCCTTTATATCTGACATTTAAGAGAATACAAGACCAATATGTGCAATCCACCTACGCAGTCGAACTGTTTTAACTGTTACCCAGTGAATCTACAATGTATGGTACATGCTTCGAGGTCAATCTCTCCTCCTCGAGATGCAGGGCCCATAACTGACCCCACTCATTGAAGATACAGTCTGACTCCACAGCTCAGTCTGATTGCAGCTTTGCTTCAGCCCTCACTTTTCAATTTACATAATCCCTACCTTTATTGTTATTCTACATTTTACCTCTGTAGCTCTGTAACACTCAGACTTCCAGGGTTGCACCACTGAGAAATTTCTCTGCTCTTCTTTCAGTCGAAAACAGATGACCCTACATTTCCCCACATGGAATTCCAGTTCGAGTTTTATTCTCTGCATGAACCTATCATTGTCCCTGTGCAACTTATTGCTGTGCATGAGTCACCTGACTCGATGAAAACAAATAGAAACTATTTCCTCTGTTGGGAGAGCCCAAACAAAAAATTTACTAAAAAACAGACAGGCCATTGAGTAGGGGATgtgaggaagcactttgacacacaaagggGAATGTGGATATGTAGAGCACTCTCTTTGTGTTGATACATGTGTCTGATAGATCTTTGTTGGGTCAGGGTTACAGTATGAAGTCCAATGAGTTAGAcatagatcagccataatcatgttGATTGATGAACAGGCTcgaaagtcaagagtgtggtgttggaaaagcacagcctgtcgggtagcatctgaggagcaggagaaccggtgttatgagcataagttcttcatcaggaatcaaaggGCTAAGTCACATTCTCCTGCTCCCTACCTCACCTAGACCCACATGCGACTCTATAATTCTTACAACTCCAAGTTTTGACAACGCAAGAAATGTAGAAGGGTCTGCAGAGTAGAACAAAGATGGAAAAGCTATTCAAAAATTAGAATGTGTAGGAAGACATCACTTGATAaatgttaaaacaaaggaaacacTTTTAGGAATCATGACACATTGGGCCTATTACAGCCTCTGAAACAGACAAGCAGTTACCAAGGgtttcttgtgatgcagtggtagcatccctacctttgagccaggaggctcaggttcaattcccacctgttccagaagtgtgtactaacatctccaaacaggttgattagaatacAAATTTTTTACAGCCATATCAGGACAACCAGTGAAGGGCCTGCATCACCACCTCAAGAACAAATAATtgtcaactttttaaaaagattaCTGTATATTGATACCCAGCACATTAGGATAACAACAGTACACCACGTAGTACACTCTGGCTAATTGCCAGAGAGTTGTTGATGTTCTGCAGATATGGTTCACTGAATTCCCCAactgagaactgtgcacctgcttGGCATAAGCCAGCATCCACACATCTTGTTGATGCTGAACTGAATACAACTGTATACGTCATAATCGGAATCCTCTGCTCAACACCTCtctctggaatcggctgattgggccgTGTTCAATCAGTCCGCAGCTACCTTGGACGAGTACACCACCActatcacagactttatcagcaagcctgtggaggactgcacaccgaggaagtcaatccggtattccccaacaggaaaccctggatgaatcaggacatacagaacctgctaataACCAGaggtgaggccttcagatcaggagactcaCTCAAATAttaggaatccaagtatgaccttcataGCCactaagacagccaaggaccaatactgatccaaactagagacccagacacccagcaactatggcaaggactgaatgacatcacaggttctaaaaagagacagtgcaagatagtacacgatgacatatccctcccacattgtctcaatgccttctctgctcactttgagcagaatttttgTGGAGACAAACACCTATTCCAACACATCCTGACGAACCTAACAggcactgcatcagaggtcagatctgTTTTCCTttatgtgaatccaaggaaagcgatgggaccagactgagtaccaggctgtgcactcacagcatgcgcagatcaactagcagaggtcttcttggacatcttcaacctctccctgcagcacctgcctgtttcaagaggactaatatcatccctgtgcctaaggcaGCTCATGCAGCATGTTTCAATGACAACTGCTCAGTCGCCCTaccttcagtggtcatgaaatgctttgaaaggctggtcatggcattaaacaactccagtctccccactactcttgatccactgcaatttgcctatcggaccaacagatccatgtcagatgccagaTCACTCCTCTgatatcttgacaccaagaacagctacataagaatcctactcattgactacggTTCAGCcgtcaacactattatcccctcgagactgatcaCTAAACTTAGgaatcttggactaagccccacgctctgtaactggatcctcagttacctgacccacaggccacaatcagtgaagactggggacaatatttcatcctcaccaacactcaacactggacaccccgcccccccccccccccccccccccccaaccaaaggggtgcgtactcagctcccctactgtactcactgtatatacccctgactgcgtcaccaaataccagaccaatgccatttacaagttggcTGATGACACTACCATAGTCGGTGGAATCTCAagtggtgatgaaacagactacagacaggagatggaagacctggaaaaatggtgcactgagaacaacctagctctcgaTGCCAGCAAAActaaggaactcattactgactttcgatgggatgttactcatgcccccctacacagtAACAGCAcggaggtggaacgagtggagattgtcaagttcctgggagtggtcatccacaacaagctttcttggactcttcatgtggacgcactggttacaaaggcccaacaacgtctcctcttcctcaggcagctgaggaaatttagcatgacagcaaatacccttgccaacttttatagatgtgccatcaagagcattctgtctggatgtatcactacctggtatggcaactgtatcattcaagatcggagatggttacagagagtggggaactcggcctggacaatcacaaagaccaacctctcaactatagaatctatctaccaggcccgctgtcaaggaaaggccgccagcattctcaaagatccatcacaccatggcaatgtttttctacaacctctaccatcagggagaaggtacagaagcctgaacacacacaccagccagtttcgtaacagtttctaccctactgctgttagaatactgaatggactctcaaactcctGAACATtcacctgtccctgtgtttttgtttttgctgctgtttacctattatttactatcgatgctacttaactctgggatctgcctgtattgctcacaagacaaagcttttcactgtgcctcggtacacgtgacaataaattcaattctccTGGCTTCCTGTCCTCACAATATTATTCCCTCACACATCCAGTGACTTACCAAAAACCACCAACTAGTTCAAACCATCTGTGCTGCACCTCTCTCACTTATGATGACATGACCAACCCACCTTCTTCCCTGATTTCATCTCAGCACTCTAAGGATCACACGTCCTGAGCAAGCAGGACTACTGCGAACATCCTCTGCATCAAGGAATGGGAGACACAGGAAGTCACTAACAACTTACTTGTGAAAAACTCCAGCAATTGAATGACTTGTTTTGAACAGCCACAGCGACAGCGTCAGGACAGGCTAGGGCCCCTGTGCAGTCATCCTGCCCTGCTGGGGCCTCAGTGCAAATCCAAGATGAATTTGTGGAGAGCGACAATGCTCCACATTGCTAAAGAGTGAGCCATCTACAGAGATGATAACTTGATTCTAGTGATTTGCAATCACTAAATAATAAATTAGTCCCCTAGACCAGTGTGAGGAATTGAGACAGGACGCAGCAATGAGCTACGGCACTGTGTGCAACTTAGAGTGAATGAATCTCAGGACAGATAAAGGTGCATGAAGGTTGTGAAGAAAATAAAGGAAATTGCAGGAACTCAATTGCACAAATGGCACAGAACTCAGTAAATACTAGAGTGGAAAAGGCAGAAGTTTGCCCAGGCGTGTTCTGCACACAAAGTGCAGCACAGTTCAACATGGCTgaagggaatttttttttcttttgctggaTGTGGGTATCACACTGGGTCAACAGTTATTGTCCATCACTAGTTGTCTTCaataaggtggtggtgaactgatTCTTAAACCTCTGCTATCCTTAGGATGTACCAACACATACAATGCAGTTAGGcaggaaggaatggtgatatttcCATGTCATGATGATGATGAGTGGCTAGGATGGGAACTCATGTatttggtaaaattctagaatccatcattaaggatgagatttctaagttcttggaagagcagagtcagattagaacaagtcaacgtgGATtaagtaaggggaggtcgtgtagaaacctgttggaattctttgaagaggtgacaagtaggttagaccagggaaacccagtggatgtggtctatctagacttccaaaaggcctttgataaggtgccacacgggaggctgctgagcaaggtgagggcccatggtgttcgaggtgagctgctgggatggattgagcatcggctgtctgacagaaggcagagagttgggataaaaggttctttttcggaatggtagccggtgacgagcggtgtcccgcagggttcagtgttggggccacagctgttagcattatatattaatgatctggatgaaggga includes:
- the tmub1 gene encoding transmembrane and ubiquitin-like domain-containing protein 1 isoform X2, with product MAVIEGVGDEVTILFSLFLMVLVLVLAWASTRTVERADQELQPAEDSPVATPQEQQTHCTSPPNHLTHQGETTSNSAESERTAEEYKQSEEEEEEEEEPSEEEEEEVERKKQSEEEEEAEEEEREKRSKEEERLNHYEEVEAQEKAKGNEVEEETLAKHETSPTEKGADGLDTDVSELLTSPLDTAQLRQRLTSVDGEGLETLNIGDQSSDSDCTEDRFIMLRLKFLNDTERIARVRPEDTIGEIKRIHFPQQEHQIRLIYQGQLLGDDTRTLSSLHIVNNCVIHCHISQNATPQSPAGSHAAEHTETTLNIGGLMLPIFFLMLSVLWYYQINYRQFFTAPATISLVGITILFSFVAFGAYRR
- the tmub1 gene encoding transmembrane and ubiquitin-like domain-containing protein 1 isoform X1, producing MFQAFPVECFWQAVICIMAVIEGVGDEVTILFSLFLMVLVLVLAWASTRTVERADQELQPAEDSPVATPQEQQTHCTSPPNHLTHQGETTSNSAESERTAEEYKQSEEEEEEEEEPSEEEEEEVERKKQSEEEEEAEEEEREKRSKEEERLNHYEEVEAQEKAKGNEVEEETLAKHETSPTEKGADGLDTDVSELLTSPLDTAQLRQRLTSVDGEGLETLNIGDQSSDSDCTEDRFIMLRLKFLNDTERIARVRPEDTIGEIKRIHFPQQEHQIRLIYQGQLLGDDTRTLSSLHIVNNCVIHCHISQNATPQSPAGSHAAEHTETTLNIGGLMLPIFFLMLSVLWYYQINYRQFFTAPATISLVGITILFSFVAFGAYRR